The following coding sequences are from one Lycium ferocissimum isolate CSIRO_LF1 chromosome 3, AGI_CSIRO_Lferr_CH_V1, whole genome shotgun sequence window:
- the LOC132051127 gene encoding berberine bridge enzyme-like D-2: MKRNTSMFPNLPIMILISFVLFTSLLVPSFSTSTNLDTICTCLINYNVSNFSVYPTSDDSAASNYFNLLDFSIQNLRFAASFMPKPTVIIVPQRKEQLVSSVRCSRRASYEIRVRCGGHSYEGTSSVSVDGSPFVIIDLMKLDGVSVDLDSGTAWVQGGATLGQTYYAISQASNVHGFAAGSCPTVGVGGHISGGGFGFLSRKYGLAADNVVDALLVDAQGRLLDRKAMGEDVFWAIRGGGGGIWGIIYAWKIRLLKVPKTVTSFIVSRSGSKSYVSQLVHKWQLVAPKLDDEFYLSVSVSGGKTPEINTQFNGFHLGPRTEAISILNEVFPELGVLKHDCNEMSWIESTLFFSDLDNAANSSYVSLLKERYFEKKTYFKAKSDYVKTPISMGGIMATLDVLEKEPKGLIILDPYGGAMQRISEEAIAFPHRKGNLFGIQYLVQWKEKDNIGKSNAYIEWIREFYNTMAPFVSSAPRAAYVNYMDLDLGMMDYLLLNTSNTNHAVERARVWGEKYFLNNYDRLVKAKTTIDPLNVFRHQQGIPPIFT; the protein is encoded by the coding sequence ATGAAACGAAATACATCCATGTTTCCCAACCTTCCGATCATGATTCTGATCAGCTTCGTCTTATTTACTTCTCTTCTTGTACCTTCCTTCTCTACTAGTACAAATCTCGATACCATTTGCACCTGTTTAATCAATTACAATGTCAGTAACTTCTCTGTTTACCCAACAAGTGATGATTCTGCAGCTAGTAATTACTTTAACTTGCTTGACTTCTCCATTCAGAATCTCCGATTTGCGGCATCCTTTATGCCGAAACCAACAGTCATTATCGTACCACAAAGGAAGGAGCAGCTCGTGAGCAGTGTTCGGTGTAGCAGACGAGCTTCATATGAAATCAGAGTAAGGTGCGGAGGACACAGTTATGAAGGGACTTCATCAGTTTCCGTAGATGGTTCCCCGTTTGTGATCATTGACTTGATGAAATTAGACGGTGTTTCAGTAGATTTGGATTCAGGAACGGCTTGGGTGCAGGGCGGTGCAACACTTGGCCAGACTTATTATGCCATTTCCCAGGCCAGCAACGTTCACGGTTTTGCAGCAGGTTCTTGCCCAACTGTGGGCGTTGGTGGGCACATTTCGGGGGGTGGTTTTGGATTTTTATCTAGAAAATATGGACTTGCGGCTGATAATGTGGTAGATGCTCTTCTTGTTGATGCGCAAGGACGGCTATTAGACCGCAAAGCCATGGGAGAAGATGTTTTTTGGGCCATCAGAGGTGGTGGCGGTGGAATATGGGGAATCATCTATGCCTGGAAAATCCGATTGCTCAAAGTACCCAAGACAGTAACTAGTTTCATAGTCTCTAGGTCTGGCTCCAAAAGTTACGTGTCCCAACTAGTTCACAAATGGCAACTAGTTGCACCAAAGTTGGACGATGAATTTTACCTATCCGTCTCTGTTAGTGGAGGGAAAACTCCTGAAATAAATACACAATTCAACGGATTTCACTTAGGTCCAAGAACTGAAGCCATTTCCATCTTGAATGAGGTCTTTCCGGAGTTGGGCGTTCTGAAACATGACTGCAATGAAATGAGTTGGATTGAGTCCACACTTTTCTTTTCCGACTTAGATAACGCTGCAAACTCCTCTTACGTCTCGCTTTTGAAAGAACGCTACTTTGAGAAAAAAACTTACTTTAAAGCCAAATCAGACTATGTTAAGACCCCAATTTCAATGGGTGGAATAATGGCTACTCTTGATGTACTTGAGAAAGAGCCCAAGGGACTCATTATACTGGACCCTTACGGTGGAGCCATGCAGAGGATTAGTGAGGAAGCTATTGCATTCCCTCATAGAAAGGGTAACCTTTTCGGAATTCAATATCTAGTACAGTGGAAAGAAAAGGATAATATTGGCAAGAGCAATGCGTACATAGAGTGGATAAGGGAGTTTTACAATACAATGGCACCCTTTGTTTCAAGCGCGCCTAGAGCAGCTTATGTCAACTACATGGATCTGGACCTTGGAATGATGGACTACTTATTGCTAAATACTAGTAATACGAATCATGCAGTGGAGAGAGCTAGGGTCTGGGGTGAAAAGTATTTCTTGAATAACTATGATAGGTTGGTAAAAGCTAAGACAACAATTGACCCACTAAATGTTTTTCGACATCAACAGGGCATCCCTCCCATATTCACCTAA
- the LOC132050249 gene encoding uncharacterized protein LOC132050249, producing MKGGDEERGLVWKLPIVKSKQLGKIGPAFGLGIGCGFGLGIGLIGGTGFGPGLPGLQLGFGLGAGCGIGLGFGYAVGRGFAYDDTRRYSNVGKLFHGPANLPNRNEVGELLDELVVNTKKLIKATTQELDKWRRS from the exons ATGAAAGGGGGAGATGAAGAAAGGGGTTTGGTATGGAAGCTACCGATAGTTAAGTCGAAGCAATTGGGGAAGATTGGACCTGCTTTTGGACTTGGCATTGGCTGTGGTTTTGGTCTCGGAATCGGCCTTATCGGAG GCACTGGCTTTGGTCCTGGACTTCCTGGCTTGCAACTGGGTTTTGGGTTAGGTGCTGGCTGTGGAATTGGTCTTGGTTTTGGCTACGCTGTTGGAAGAGGTTTTGCTTATGATGACACCCGTAGATACTCTAATGTCGGCAAGCTTTTCCATGGGCCTGCCAATTTGCCTAATCG GAATGAGGTAGGCGAACTCCTTGATGAGCTTGTTGTGAACACCAAAAAGCTAATCAAAGCGACTACACAAGAATTAGACAAGTGGAGAAGGTCCTAA